CGTCATTCACTTATTCTTTTAATTTTGTATATATATTTGAAATTATTAATTTTATTTTTGGCATGTTTTTTGATACTAAGGTCATATAATGCATTTTTGGGGAGCAATGTCATGATTGGTGCGAAAGGATTTACACTCATTGAACTTATGATTGTAGTAGCAATTATTGGTATTTTAGCAAGTATTGCTATTCCAGCCTATCAGAACTACACCACGCGGGCACAGGTTGCCGAAGCACTTAATATGGCAAGCTCAATTAAAGCTGAATTATTGGCAAAATATGGTGAAAGTGGGAGTTGCCCGACTTCACCAACAGATTTAGGGCTGAATGCATCAGGAACAATGAATACTAAATATGTACAAAGTGTTGGGATTAATACCACATATACAGGAGCGTTATGTGCTTTTGAATTTACGTTTAGTACTACCAACATGAATACTGG
The DNA window shown above is from Acinetobacter colistiniresistens and carries:
- a CDS encoding pilin: MIGAKGFTLIELMIVVAIIGILASIAIPAYQNYTTRAQVAEALNMASSIKAELLAKYGESGSCPTSPTDLGLNASGTMNTKYVQSVGINTTYTGALCAFEFTFSTTNMNTGVAGKTLVFAMMNYAGNGSARWECASSQISQKFLPSVCRGI